One window from the genome of Nicotiana tomentosiformis chromosome 5, ASM39032v3, whole genome shotgun sequence encodes:
- the LOC104121658 gene encoding plasmodesmata-located protein 7-like: protein MAKILHFLLIFMYIFFSFFFPLIFSDSSVDGFIYGGCSQIKYLPNSPYESNLNSLLTSLVNSATYSSYNKYSIVGSTQQDMINGLYQCRGDLSMPDCATCIARSVSQLTELCPQTCGGALQLQGCFIKYDNSSFLGSEDKSVVMKKCGPSNGFDLDQMGRRDSVLGGLMGGNGLYRVGGSEDVQGMAQCIGDLSMAQCQDCLSESIGRLKKECGGGVYGDMFLGKCYARYTTSGAHIYAKPNHHDSHSESEKTFALIIGLLAGVALLIIFLTFMRRIFARNGK from the exons ATGGCTAAAATTCTCCATTTTCTTCTCATTTTCATgtacattttcttttctttcttctttcctcTAATTTTCTCAGATTCTTCAGTTGATGGTTTTATTTATGGTGGTTGCTCACAAATAAAATACTTACCAAACTCGCCTTACGAGTCGAATCTCAACTCACTACTCACTTCCCTAGTTAACTCAGCAACTTATTCATCTTACAACAAATATAGCATTGTGGGGTCCACGCAACAAGATATGATCAACGGTCTATATCAATGCAGAGGTGATTTGTCCATGCCGGATTGCGCCACGTGTATAGCGCGATCGGTGAGTCAACTCACCGAGTTATGTCCACAGACTTGTGGTGGAGCTCTACAATTACAAGGGTGCTTTATAAAATATGATAATAGTTCTTTTTTGGGCTCAGAGGATAAAAGTGTAGTTATGAAAAAATGTGGGCCGTCAAATGGGTTTGATTTGGATCAAATGGGCCGAAGGGATTCAGTTTTGGGCGGTTTAATGGGCGGTAATGGGCTTTATAGAGTTGGTGGGTCGGAAGATGTACAAGGTATGGCCCAATGTATAGGAGATTTAAGTATGGCCCAATGTCAAGATTGCTTATCGGAATCGATCGGACGGCTGAAAAAAGAGTGTGGCGGTGGAGTGTACGGTGATATGTTTTTGGGAAAATGTTATGCTAGGTATACAACTAGTGGAGCTCATATTTATGCTAAACCTAATCATCATG ATTCTCATAGTGAGAGTGAGAAGACATTTGCACTGATCATTGGATTATTAGCTGGGGTTGCCCTTCTCATCATTTTCTTGACTTTCATGAGAAGAATATTTGCAAGAAATG gtaaataa
- the LOC138893178 gene encoding uncharacterized protein — MGSLIADASSFCAKHGIVIPEMDKNYHLGKSKHRISSVTYSHHLRVDIFNVVIDLQLSELNSRFDAVNSDLLLGMTSLSPHNSFVNYDKERIMKLAKLYPHEYGISKLEDLSYELDSYIHYVREDRDFSNLKGLEIFQKY; from the coding sequence ATGGGATCTTTGATAGCCGATGCCTCTTCATTTTGTGCCAAGCATGGTATTGTTATCCCTGAAATGGATAAGAACTATCATCTTGGAAAGTCAAAGCATAGGATTTCAAGTGTGACATACTCTCATCATTTGCGTGTAGATATTTTTAATGTTGTCATTGATTTGCAGCTTTCAGAACTTAATAGTCGTTTTGATGCAGTGAATAGTGATCTACTTCTTGGTATGACTAGTTTAAGTCCGCATAATTCTTTTGTAAATTATGATAAAGAAAGAATTATGAAGCTTGCTAAACTTTATCCTCATGAGTATGGTATTTCCAAGCTTGAAGATCTTAGCTACGAGCTTGACAGCTATATTCATTATGTAAGAGAAGACCGTGATTTCTCTAACTTGAAAGGCTTGGAGATCTTTCAGAAATACTAG